The Oryzias melastigma strain HK-1 linkage group LG20, ASM292280v2, whole genome shotgun sequence genome includes the window GCCCACTTGGCGAGTTGTTTACTAGGACTAATTCTgtgttagaaaataaaaattatccATCCACAGGTAGTGGGAGGTAGTGGATTGCCAGTcggtatttgttattttatctgTTCTTTGCTCGGAATCCATAATTACGGTATCGACACAGATTGACAGCAGGTCACACCGCTATTAGCAACAAGGTGCTAGCATCCCCCGCGCATATCAGCTGTCTCAGCGCTGTATGTGCGGCAACAACATGTCAGCGCCTTTACCTGCCATAGTGCCTGCTGCCCGGAAAGCTACTGCGGCGGTGAGTTTTTAACAGCAACAAGGTGTCTTTTTCCACTCACCTGTCCTGATTAGTAATATGGTTTGTGCAGGTCATATTCCTGCATGGTCTTGGTGACACTGGGtatgtaaagacatttttatttatttatttttctgtgcatAATGGCTTCATAAAGCAAAGTTTACACgtgttttaattttcctttgCAGGCATGGCTGGGCAGAGGCTTTTGCTGGCATCAGAATACCACATGTGAAGTACATTTGTCCACATGCGTAAGTTAAATGTCTAttgctttgattgtttttgcttCACTGAGCTCTTTTCTTCCATCCTGTTTGACTCCCCTTCTGTCATTCACAGCCCCACCATGCCTGTTTCGTTGAACATGAGGATGTCCATGCCTTCTTGGTGAGGATCACAATTTTTTTGGACACTGGCAGATCTGTTCCTGTCACACTGATGCTACGTACACACTGGGGATGCTTCAAGAACGCGCTAAAACTGAACGCAAACGGTGTTAACAGTGGACTTGTACCCAATTCTAGCAAATGTACTCAAAATTGGATGAAGCTGGATGtgaaatgtcacaaattttgctccaggattttatttttcacagatCTACTTCGATATATCCAAATTCTTTTCACTACCTCTACAATTATAGGAGCATTCAAAGCTTTAGTGGTgtctgaaattgtgttttttaaggagaaaacgTAGGGCTGTGTATCCCTGCTGGGAgggaaacacatttcttcatgtggttGTGCtatgaagcacagaagtttacatttaaatttaattaattattttttcaagttataaatctGACGTATTGTGTTTTCTAAGTGCTGGAAGTTACACGCAAatgtagctgaccggcgactagtgatgacatcatcaagagGTAGTAACGTCTGAATTTTAACACTATTTATCCACATTTCtcagtttggagggctaaattcCAATTTGGCTGTGGTGTCATAAAACTGTAAttaataatttatcatttaagatAAGTTACAAACATTTGGCACTTCCATGTATTGAAAAGGACTCTACCAATACATCACTACTAAAACTAAGTCAAATTTtaattggtttaacttttaaagcaCGTTCAATGgtttcacctcaaagttagaaaatacactttatttatatttttgtgaccACTAAgcaattaatttataaaatatagctttgaaatgCTCTCTACAATGAAGTTATCTATATATAAGCAAGTAAACTTCTTTCATTTTGACAATAGCAcgttcaagttcctttcaaaataaaacacatcctgtgtttaatcagaccctccagctgcagcagatttactttaattaaaaatgcaagaaacaaaagattttctattatttacttttgtgttccttcatcatttttcttcttttactagtcaataaaaacatgacaacattagcgtggaatccaaattatttcaaaaactatatgTCTAAATGAAATAAGATAATGATTATAAACTACACTGactgtaaattaaaagttttaccatcattttaacgatttgtcaaaaatctaaacataaattaattaattagttaagtttgaagagttcttcaaagccaaagagccacaatagaggaaTGAAAGAGACGTATGTTTAGACGTTTAGATTCGTAGACCTTTcgttggaagtggtcgcttgaacgttTCCAAGCCTGGTGTGAACGGCTACAcatgacgtcacagatttcaccAAGTAAAgtctaataaatatgaacattttattaagaCTAtttcattgtgttctgatgatgaaaacattaatggtttattcaaaaaatgaactaaaatacattaaaaaaagttcaccattgtagtgagcatcaatgcacactggagacttctgggaaatttcgattTCCGAATTGTAGATTCGAACGACTATACAAAATAGTGAACAACTTCAGACTCAACCTGTCTCTGTTTGTCACCTTAAGGTTTGACATCTATGGGTTGAGCCCCGACGCTGATGAAGATGAGGCGGGAATCAAGAGGGCTTCGGAGAATCGTGAGTCTAAAGTGTGATTTTAGAAGagttatttttgcagtttttatattttttattattaattttacagtgaaaacCTTGATAGATCAAGAAGTGAAGAATGGCATCCCTTCACACAGAATTATCCTGGGAGGATTTTCACAGGTAAGTGTCAGAGGGTGTATTAAATCCTACAATATGACGAAATAACTCTTGTTTTGTTCTATTTGTTAAAAGTACTTTTATTCtataaaatgtttcactttagaGCAGAAAATTGACCAACAatacaaaaagatttaaaggacaaaaaagcATCCCTGTTGACACGATGCCAGAAGTGTCTTACTTGTTGTCTGTGTTGATGAACAACGTAGATCCTATGTGAGACAAACTGGTTACTGGGTTTGTTTTTCCAGGGCGGAGCTTTGT containing:
- the lypla1 gene encoding acyl-protein thioesterase 1 isoform X2, which translates into the protein MCGNNMSAPLPAIVPAARKATAAVIFLHGLGDTGHGWAEAFAGIRIPHVKYICPHAPTMPVSLNMRMSMPSWFDIYGLSPDADEDEAGIKRASENLKTLIDQEVKNGIPSHRIILGGFSQGGALSLYTALTTQQKLAGVVALSCWLPLRKSFPQAAANSANKDMHVLQCHGDADPLVPLMFGTQTAEKMKSLINPANMAFKTYRGLPHSACPEEMVDVKRFIEKHLPAISDE
- the lypla1 gene encoding acyl-protein thioesterase 1 isoform X1; protein product: MCGNNMSAPLPAIVPAARKATAAVIFLHGLGDTGHGWAEAFAGIRIPHVKYICPHAPTMPVSLNMRMSMPSWFDIYGLSPDADEDEAGIKRASENLKTLIDQEVKNGIPSHRIILGGFSQGGALSLYTALTTQQKLAGVVALSCWLPLRKSFPQAAANSANKDMHVLQCHGDADPLVPLMFGTQTAEKMKSLINPANMAFKTYRGLPHSACPEVCVPTCFQRYSVLDALLSQLFSMNVPRKCENEFLT